The Pristiophorus japonicus isolate sPriJap1 chromosome 28, sPriJap1.hap1, whole genome shotgun sequence genomic sequence CCCACGCTTCCTTCTGAATAGATGGCTCTTGTGAGGAATCCCATTCGCCCTTCATCATTTTGTCTATAAGCCCCTGGCGATCATACGCATAAAATTGGTGAGCGACCCTTCAGGCCCCCACTCTATTTTACGGCTGCCAGTCATCACCAATGACCGAACTGAGAGACGGATAAGAATTATATGCCTACTAGTTATGCAGTACTTTTCGTGCCCGTGACAGGCGGCCCTTGATAGACTACAGTCGGTCCACTGCATTAAGAGTATCTATGTACATTTTTATATATTACACAACATATATATCACGTTCAAAATATCAATCTCTTATTGTCTTCCAACCTGCCAGCAAATGTCGCAACATAATTCTATACAAATTTCTTTAATCAAACAATATGATATTCTTAATCAACTAAACATAACCACACACACAACAAACACATCACCGACATACTTAAGTTTACCACGAGTCTTTTTCCTTTCACAGCATTCTCTATGTTCGGATTCCCTAGTTGACCGACACGTTCCGTCACAGATTACTTCGGATTTTTAGCGTGGTAGTTTAAAATAATCACTCGGTGATGATGTGTCAACGGCCATATGTTTGTCTCCCAGGGGAATACTGTCGTCTACGTCATTTCATATAGTGTAACCAATGAATACACCACTCGAAGTCTGTTGAAAGTCAAAGAATCGTTTAATCCTATACCTGCAGTGAGAGCGATTTTACTGAGTCATTACTGAAGATTTTCCACACTCATTTTCTCTTTTACTTCAATTATACAGCTACATTGATCTATTTTGAACAGTTACACACCTGATCAGCACGATCGCAAGGTTTCATGGCAGTTAACGTTACATCAACAACCTCATGATGACAATGCATTTTACAAGTTCGCTCGAATTGTGTGGGCTGTACATCTCAAACACAATGTCTATTACCATTAGAGAAAAGTTCGCATCTCGCAGTCTCAGACGATTGTGATTTTACATTTGCCCATCTGGACATCCTGTCCCATGCGATTTCTTGGAACAGTGTACGTAATGTACTTTATTATTACAGTTCTATCCTACTGTTGCTCGGACTGTGGGATTGCTGCTCAACTACATTGTCTACTGCCAGTGTCTTACTATCGTGGAATTTTAAAATCGTATCACACtatgttagcttttattgcaaTTGGTTTAGAGTATAACAGTGAAGAAGTCTTGCTGAATTACATCGGGCTTTTTTGAGGACACAGCTGTAGTATCGTGCAGATATTGATCTCCTTACCCTGGGTTGGACGTAATTGCCATAGATGGTGCGCAACAAAGAATAGTTCCTGGGTCAAGAGTGCTCTCTTATGGGGCAGCATATGGGGCAGCATTTGATTTCTATTCTATCATGGGATGTGGTTGCCGTGGGCAAAGACAGCGATTATGCCCCTTCAATAATTGCCCTTTCGAAGGTGGTGGGGAGTAGCCTATTTACACTGAGGCAGTCAGTATACTGAAGGCATTCCCacagttaaggagggagttccaggattttgatccagtgattaTGAATGGAAGGCGATATATTGTCCAGTTATTTCCATGCGTCTGCTATATTTATACATCTCTGTCGTAGTTGACACGGGTTTTGGATTTGCGTCTCCATTTGCTTGTTTATGCAATGGAGCGATATTTGCTAGTGTTTAGaatggtgatctcactgaaacgtttaaaattcataAAGGGCTTCACAGGTTAGATGTGAAGTGAGCGTCTTCCGGTGATAGTGCATGGAGAAGTAGGTCATATTCCTAGCACAAGAGGTCGTCCAATTAGGATTGAGGTAAGAAGACATTTTTCTATCAGAGGCTTGTGAAACTTTTGATTTTTCATTCCCACAGGACTGTGGATTTTCAATCGATGTGTATATTCCATACAGCGAATAACTGATGGATTGTTTCTATAAACTATAGTCTCGTCTATAAACTGGTCTACAAGGACATTCCGAAATTCCTAACGTACTCAAGCAaattcagcacggttttatgaaaagcgaacacatgtttgataaatttattgCCTTTCTTTGAGTATCTGACGAGCAGAGTAGATAAATGGGAacgagtggatgtgctgtattttggTTTCCTAAAGGCATTGAAaatgtgccatataaaaggttgctgcagaagataggaGGGCACGGGGTAGGGTAATATATTAGGACGGATAGAAGTTTGGCgagcaaacagaaaacagagatatgGAATAACTGGGTTATTTTCAGTTTGGCTGACATTAAACAGTGGGCTGGCACAGGTATTATTcctgcggcctcaactatttacaatcgatattgatTACTTCGATGAAGAGACAGAATGGAatacagccaaatttgctgatgatgcaaaggaaGGTGGGACAGCAAGTTGTGAGGACGACGCAAATAACCCGGAAAGGTTTATTgataggctatgtgagtgggcaaccctttggcagatggagtaaaatgttggaaaatgtgaggttatccactttggtaggaaaaataaaaatgcaaattatgaCTTAAATGTGGAGAAATTCAATAATGCTGCACTGCGACTGATTGATTTGCGCAAGgcacatgaaacacacaaagttagcctgcaggtacagcaatacattggaaggcaaattgaatattgGCCTTGATAgcaaggggaatagaatataaCAGTAGGGACGTCCTGCTCCAAAtggacagggtgttggtgagaccactcccacagtactgcatacaatttgggTATCGTTAGTTATGCAGCGATAAAATTTcagtggatgcagttcagagaacgttcacgagtttgattcctgagatgaaggggttatcttatcagaaaccttgagcaggttgggcctgtaaacACTGGTttaaagaagaatgagaggtgaacttatttgcAAGTCTAAAATTCTAAGGGGActtgccacgttagaggcagagacgttgtttctcctcgtggggggtaTCTAGAAATAGGAGCCATCATTTCACAATAAGGtatcgcccatttaaaaaggaatcgaggaagaatttctTTCTGAAGATCGTAAATTTTGGAATTCTCCATAGAGAgcagtggatgctgggtcattgaatatatttaaggtggaaatcttACAGATTTTAGAATGTTAAGGGATTGAACGTTTCTGAGGAGATGGCAAGGAAGTGAAGTTGACTCCATTGAATAGATCCGCCTTgaacttattgaattgtggagcaggctcgaggggccgaatggtctaatcctgctcctattccttatgttctgatGATTAAGTTCTTATTTTTTGCAGTAAATGAATCAAGTGGTTTTGCAGGAAAGTGTTCTTGATGTCGAATTTCAGTGATAATTTTATTGAATGAAGGAGCAGGCTTGACAGGCCGTGTGAAactctcctattcttatgttctatccACTTTTTTAGGAAAGAGTTTCCATCAATTATGGAATGGATTTAGTGGTCACTCTCTTATTGCTATGGCACCTCGTTTTGACTCCCCACAATTGGTAGCACCTTCTCCACGTCGACGCAATCAGCACCTGTATAAATATAAATGGCGTTATAATGTCACACCTCAGATTTTCCTTTTTAGAGAAAAGAGTCAGAGCCTATTTAGTTCCCCTGATACTTAACTGCATCCAGTTCTACTATTGTCCTTTGAAATACAAGTGCACCTTCTACACTCCTCAATATACTTTTTGTAAGATGGAGAGGAGAATTATGCAAAGTACAGTCTGGTCAAACCAATTGTCTACATAAGTTTAATTTAACGTCCCTGCTGTCTTCTAGAAATTAACCCATCTGCTTTTTTTTGTATTTGTTGTGAACTTGTTAACGTTTGTGGCTGCTTTCAATGATCCTTCATCTCTTTGCTCCTGTACTCCAATTCGACTCTGATATTCCATTGAACATGTGGCATCTTCATTCCTCCTAACTTCATTCATGCCCTCACAGTCATCTTTATTAATATACATTTACATTTATACGCCCACTATGTAGGTGTATTAACGACATGTATTTTGCATGAGATGGTTGGTTTCTGTTGAGTAGTTTGTTCGATTTCGGATTGCTTTGAATTTGATTGATTTGCTTTGAGACTTGAGTTGGCCAGTTTGCTTTGATTTTGGGATTGCTTTCAGGTAGGGATTCGTTTGAGTTGCTGCATTACTTTCAATTTACAGAGCAGAATGCAATAAATCACCACACAAATATAGATGAGTATTTCGGTACAGTCAAAGATCTGCACCATTCATGATATAATACAGGGTTCAGTTTTAATTTAAGATAACAACTATTCGCTGAATTGTCCTGTATTTGGTTATTGTCCCTTCAACAGGGCAATGCAATTTCAATATATGCGATCATAACAGGGACTGAACTCGagtgtcgtaatctgtttgttcaaacaTCTGAACCTAATTTTACCGGTGCTACAACCTTACTCTCCCAGCGGAGACACCACAAGGTATAAATTGAAGTCTATATGAATGTATCACTTCAAATGTAATTCAGAGCGATTGCCAATAGCACGAAAGGACAGCAAGACTTAAACAGAAAATGACTGTTATATTTCGCAGCATCAGAAAAATATGCTATGTCGCCCTTGCTgtcattggtgttcctggtaattGACTATAATCAGATAATTTATAAAATCTGTGTGGACTGTTCCCTGGTATTGCTCGGTGACGAACATGTTTACAATCTGGATCAATTATGACCTTTATTCAGTTACTGGGTCAGTGATAGAATTGCAATGGTCGCACACTTTCAATTCGTTGACTCAACAGGATATATAATACTGTTTCAAAACTATAGGCGCGCTAACTAATCCAGTTATTGTTGTTAGTGGAAATCATGTTAATCTTGCAATTGACCACAGTGCAGGCAACTCGTCAAACACTTGTATTACTCGGAAAATCAGTCGGTGTAGAATCATAATCGCTGTTGGTCACACCATGCTTTTTAAAGTGAACACTGAAATGTTTTGATATTGGGCAGTTTTTTTCTTCATTGCCTCAATATAAAGATGCACCCTCAAAACTTGGAATTCCATGGAACGTACTGTCTTTCAGCCCGGGGACGTTATAATAATTGGATTGTGAGCCCACAGCCTCTGGGCTGGGGAAATCAATTCCTCCCTGGATCCTGCCCTTAACCCCTATGCAGTGACTGTTGCGCAGAGTGCAGCTGCATGGACCTTGGGTGAGATAACTGCGATATCCTACGTTAATATATGTACTGTTTGAGCTCAGTTATGGAAGACGGTTGTTGAGTTTAATCAATAAATCTTAGTCATTTTTCCCTTCTCTTCCCGACAGttaatttagtggcgattgtgatcctgtcccgaggaaagtgcggtctctccacatGTATCacacgctacctggtggccatggcagcttcGTACCAACTGGTCATTATCATTGAGGTCATATTGAACCggatcagttcttatttttttcctGGATCTTTCCTGCGCATCACACCAATATGCAGTGTTATTAAAATACTGTGCCGTGCATCGATAAACTGCTCTGTCTGGTTAACAATCGCTTTCAGCTTTGATCGCTTTGTGgctatttgttgccagaagctgaaaacaaatTATTGCACCGGGAAATCTGCAAATGTGGTACTAGCAATCTCCTGCCTTGTGCTCTGTTTGAAAAACATTCCCTATTATTTCACATATAAACCCGGAGAGATAATCAACAATGTACCATGGTTTTGTGATATCAAATCAAGCTACTACACTGAGCCAGGATGGGTGGCATTTGACTGGTTTGATACAATTTTAACCCCATTGCTCCCATTCGGTTTAATTttgttgctcaatgctctgacggtcagacacattttagtggccagtcgtgTCCGTaagggactgaggggggagagcaagggagagaatatcagtgacccagagatggagagcaggaggaagtctatTATTTTACTCTTCACTGTTTCAGGGAGTTTCATACTGCTGTGGCTTTTATATGTTATAGAATTCTTCTATATTACTATTACAAACACAAATAATTATGATCACAATGATTCCTTATATATATTTGAACAAGTCGGATATATACTGCGGAATTTCAGTTGCTGCACGAACACATTTATTTATGGGGTAAACCAGACCAAGTTCAGAGAGCAATTCAAGAGTGCAGTGAAATATCCAGTGACAATTATTGTTAAATTAATTAATAATAAAACCATTTGAGCTCAGTGCTGAGGTTGGTCCAAGTGCTTCCACTATAATCATCAATATTCTTCCCCGGAATTCTATACCTTGAATTGTACTGCTAATCATTCGATATTTTCATATGCACTAGGAGCAAGGCAGCCGTTGTTTCGCGTGTATCATTGTTTAGGTTGACATGCACCATATTTGTTACAGCGCCATTAGAATAGTCGTGGGTAAAATAAAGCCAGCTGGACAGATCCGGCACGCCAATAATTCTATCCTGCTCCCAGGATGGGACAAAAATTGAATGCGTGCGGAAGTTCGCGCTGCACGTTTATCTATAATAAAaaaagaacatgctggaaatctcagctggtcagagaGCATCTTTGGAGAAGAAGTAGAGTTAACCTTTCGAGTCGAATACAATTCCTCTATCGCCTTCCAATTCTCATGGgtcacagacagactggaacatcAGCTAAGGAGAAAATGTAGAAATTATTCACTCAAATTCATAATACGCGAAATTGCTTCTCCCGGGCCCTATCTGAAAAGAATCCATTCCGTGATTCTGGGACGCAATGGCGGACGTCGTATCCAGCATACATTGTGTCCTTTaatatgccctatccaatttagagtggaGTCGTGACTGCTAATCTCCACAACTCTTTCACCGAAGAAAGTGACCAGCACTGCATCTTTATTCTCCCGATATCCAAAGTATGATGGCACGTTAgttttcatctggcaccaattgggacggcattcgTAATCTTTACggggtttggggggcgggggggggctaaatgatgactgaggtggggaatGAAAGCTGAAACAGGGTCGAAAGGGGGTGAAGTTCTATTTCACAACACTGGTTTATAGAGAGCAGAAGTTACCGtacattttctattttttctttgaTTTGCTTCTAAGCATATCGAATAAATTATGTGAATGTAAGATAACATCTGACTACTATTAGAATTTATATTTATGCAATGTTTATAATTATGCAATTGCCCCACTCATTTGTTTTCGAGTGCGGTCCATTTAAATTTGCTGCGTGATTGGCCACTATGCAGCCGCACATGCACAGTATCTCctccagtggcaggagctggggaCCTGACTGTGTGGGACCATGCAATTCGTGGATGACCGTGCATTCACGTGACGTAAGGGGACTATTGGTGGGTGGAACGCAACATTTCAGCAAAATTGTTAAGTGCtagtccagcccaaataattgcccatccCTTTATTAGAATTTGGTAAAAACAAAAAGAAGTGCAGCTGCTGTCCCCAGTTGAAGGAAGGTCTGGAATTTCAAAATAGACTATGAAGATGTTTTCCATAGGATACATCATTATCATCTGACAGTAAGTGCCTCTGTGGTAATCAATGGTTCCTGCAGATATTGGTTATTTTAAATGAAAAGCCCTCTCTCATCTCATCTTCTTACCAACGTTGTGCTTCTTTCGCGTTCTGGTTGTGCATCTCTACTGTTTGTTTATCATTGCATCAATCTTTCTCCTGTTCCCTTTTTTGTACTTCATTGTAGCATTCAATATTTATCATTTTTTTCTATTGTAACATTAACTCACTATATTTCCCTACCACTCGGTTGGTTATTTCTTAAATTGAATTGATTCTCTGTCTAATTTTCATTTCTTGCGTCTCTATCCTGGTTCATTGTTTCGCACTGAGTCCGTGCTTCGTAATGTCTCTTTATTTTACTATGCCTGCACCTCCCCTACATGTGTTGTTTCTACAAGGCTTGCTTCGCCTCTATGTATTCTTCGATGTTTGCATTCTTTCTGGCCATCTAAAATGTCCCCTCTGTTATCGCAGTTTTCATCCTCTTTTTTATCGTTTCCTGTTTCCATTTTCCCTGCACTCCATGCCCTCTGCTTTTCAAACCTTGTTTCCTCGACCCCTCTACTTCATCTTTCTCTCGAGCGATAATTAACTGAAAAGAGATAGCGGGATAAATAAGAATCTACCAAGGGAAGTGAAGGACACATAAGAAATAAGCTGAGAATGTAACAGTAAATAACATAAAGATAAAGATGAAACAGAGGTGAGAGAGGTGAACAGGATGGTAAGTAAGCCTGGATTTTGAGGGAATGGAATGAAAGAGAAAATTAAGAGAGCGAATGGTTGAAAGAAAAAGAGAACCAGTAACGCTGCCGAAATGGTCTGATTGTCACAAGATACCGGTTATTTACATTGATAAAAATGAAATGATATCTTCCAAACTGAAGTCCGTCTAAACATGAAATCACGGCTAGATTTCTAGATAGAAAATAAGTGCATCAACATATTAAGCGGATTAAATCAAGAAgaggaagagggtaactaaagcaAGAGTAGGGTGTATTCGAGACCTGTTTTCTCAAAAGACGAAGTGAGTTGCAGGCAGTGCAATCAGGAGGAGTGTGACATATTTATTAAACTTAAAaatagtaaaagaggaaataataaTGGGCGGAGCAGTTTTGAAATTGTCTACATCATCAAGCCCGGATGacgtgtatcccaggctgttaagagaagcaaaagggaATCTGCAGGTGCTCTCACAATCAATTCCAATGCTCTCTGGCGACAGTTGTGACTTCGGAGGACTGGGAGTCTGCAAATGTAATACATTTGTTTTAAGGAGGACAAGGGGAGAGACCCAGTAATTGCAGGCTAGCCAACACAAAGTCGGTGATGGGAACATACTGATGGAAAGGATCAATCAATTTATAAGGCAGATggaataatcaaggacagtcagcatggatttgttaagcgaaGGCTGTGACTGAATAATTTGATTGATTCATGTGAGCCGTTAACAAGGAGGGCTGATGGGGGAAGTGCGTTTGACCCAGTGTCGCAAGGCTGTTGATAATATCACAAATCACAGATTGGTTACGAAATTAATGGCCCagagaatccagggcaaagtggcaagctgaGGCGGGAAGCAAAGTATATTGGTTCATGATAGTTTTGTGATTGTAAGTCTTTTTTGCCGTGGGGTTTAGTAGGGCTCACTAATAGGTCCCTTGATTTTTATAGCATGTATCATTGATTTAGACTGTAATGTAGGGGGTATGGTTCAGATGTGTGCAGATGATGCTAAAGTCGGCCGTCCGGTTGATAATGCAGAAGAAATCTGTAGATTGCAGGAAAATATAAATGAACTGGTCTgcagggcagaacagtggcaaattaacTTCAAACCAGAGAAGTGTTGGGAAATGGATTTGGCGAGGGCTTACATCGCGAGGGGATACATATTAAAGtggaggacactgagaagtatacagCAACACACGGAGTTTAGAGTGCATACCCACGGATCccgaagcaggccaggtagataatgtggttacgaAGGTGTACGGAAAATATGACTTTATTAGCTGAGGCTTAGAAGACATGAGCAGGGTGTTTTAGCTTGAAATGTACAAAACATTATGTAGGCCACAGCTAGcgttctgcgtgcagttctggtcacgacactactggaaagatgtgattacactagtacGCGAACAGAGGAGATTAACGAGGACGTTTCTTAGACTGGAGCATTTAGCTATGAAATCATTTTGAATAGGTTGTCTGCACCAGGGAAGTACCAGAATCAATGTCCTCGGGGcagtgtttgctcgtgcttttggggagcagttaaactgacatggcagggggatggcaaaCTATGCAGTGagaaagagggaaataaaatggaggcagaagcaaaagacagcaaggagaatagtaaaagtggagggcagagaaacccaaggcaaaaaaaaaaaagagcCACATTTcacaaaaattctaaaggggcaaagtctgtTAAAATGACAAGATTGtaggctctgtgccacaatgcgaggattattcacaATAACttggacgaactaactgcgcagatagcatttaacggacatgatgtaattggcatcacggattcATGGGTCcatggtgatcaaggctgggaacacaacatccaggggcattcagcatttaggaaagataggaAGAGAGGCAAAGGATGTGGAGTGGCGTTGATGGTTAAGGAGGACattaatgcagtagtaaggagagacattagcgtggatgatgtggaattggtatggatggagctccggaattccaaaaggcagaaaacgttagtgcgagttgtgtacagaccagcaaacagaagTAGTGTGGTTGGGACatcattaaacaagaaataagggatgtgtgcaataaaggtacagcatgctatcatgggtgattttaatctaaatattgattgggctcaccaaactcgtagcaatgtggtgaaggaggatttcctagcatgaattagggatggatttctagaccaatatgtcgaggaacgaactagagCGCTGGCCATCATAgagtgggtgatgtataatgagaagggacaatTTAGCAATCTTgtagtacgaggccccttggggaagagtgaccataatatggtagaattgtttattacgatgaagagtgacacagttaattcggaaactagcatcgtgaacttaaggaaaggagacTTCGACCGTATGAGGCAtgaattcgctagaatagactggcaaattatactgaaagggttgacagtggataagcaatggcaaatatttaaacaaCACATCGAGGAACAACAGCAATTGTACAacactctctggagtaaaaataaaacggcaaaggcggctcaaccatggctaacaagaaacattaatgatagtgttaaagccaTGGAAGAGGCAAatacattggctagaaaaagcaacaaaccggaggactgggagaaattttgaattcaacagaggaggacaaaggatttaaataagagggggaaaatagggtaccagaggaagcttgcagggaacataaaaactgactgcaaaagcttccataaatatgtgaagagaaaaagattaaggaagacaaacgtcggtcccttgcagtcggattcaatggGCAACAAGGAAAAGGCAGAACAAtttaacaaatacttcggttctgtcttcacaaaggaagaaacaaataaccttccgaatgtacgaggggacactgggtctagtgagcaggagggactgaaggatatccttattagacgggaaattttgttcgggaaagaggtgggattgaaggccgataaatccccggcatCTGATCGCCTGTACCCCAGAGTACTTAGAAAtagagccctagaaatagtggattcattggtgatcattttcctcagtcaatcgactctggatcagttcctaaggactggagtgtAACGAATGTAACAGCAATTTTAAAAATAGAAGGGATAGAGAAAAATTGTAATTATAGGTCgaatagcttgacatcagtagtgggtaaaatgtacgaatcaatcattaaagatgaaatagcagcgcatttggaaagcagtgataggatcggaacaagtcagcatggatttatgaaagcgaacttATGCTGACGAatattgtggaattttttgaggatataacgagcaaagTGCAAAAGGAAGAACCAGTGCATGTGATGCATTTGGActctcaaaatgcttttgacatgttcccgcacaagagattggtgtgcaaaatcagatcgcatggtaatgggggtaatgtactgacatggattgagaactggttggcagacaagaagcagagagttgggataaacggatcctttccaGAATcgtaggcagtgactactggagtgcctcaGAGCTCAtatctgtgaccccagctatttacaatatgcattcacgatttagatgaagggatttatttcaatatattcaagtttgcagatgacactacactgggtggcggtttgagctgtgaggacgacAGTAATCGGATGCAGGGTGAATTGGgacggttagatgagtgggcaaatgcatgacaggtgcagcataatgtggttaaatgtgaagtTATAAATGTTAATGGCCAAAccgggaaggcagaatattatctgaatgatggttgattaggaaaaggggatgtgcaacgagaactgggtgtcatggttcatcagtcacttaaagtgtgtattcaggtacagcattgggtgaaaacggcaaatgctatgttggccttcattgctcggagatttgagtataggagcagggatgtcttactgcagttgtacagggccttagtgaggcctcgcctggaatattgtgttcagttttgttctcctaatttgaggaaggacgttcttgctattaagggagtgcagcgaaggttcaacaaactgattccagggatggctggactgtcatatgaggagagactggatcaaatgggcctttattccCTGGAGTTCTGAAGGATGAAAAGGGAtatcataaaaacgtataagattctgatggaactggacaagttagatgcgggaataatgttcccgatgttggggaagtccagaacaagggcacATCGTCTTAGGACAAAGCGTAGACCATttcggactaagatgaggagaaacttcatcactcagaaagtttttaacttatggaattccctcccgccaagagttgttgatgccatttcctaGGATATATACAACACGGAATTAGATATGGCTTTTGCAGCTcatggcatcaagggatatggagaaaaaacaggaaaggggtactgagcgaatgatcagccatgatcttattgaatggcggtgcaatctagaagggccgaatggactacccctgcacttattttctatgtttctatatttattttcgttggaacagaggataATGAAGAGGGACCTAATTGAACTTCTTAAGATTATGAGGGTCCCAGATAAACGGAATAGAAATGTCTTATTTCTATTAGGAGAGAGGAGAAGAACTAGTGGACGTAGATTCAACATTTTTGCTTGGATGTTTAAACGGGATTTGCATGAGAAATATCGTCAGCAAGAGTGTGGTGTGCGGACGTGTGGTGGGGGTGTGGCGGGTGGGGGTGTCTGTAAATCAGTTATGAAAGTGTGGTAGAAGTATCAACCCTCATCACATTGGAACAATACTTGGATGTgttcttgaagtaccgtaacctgcagtgCGAGGTCCCAAGAGGAGGAGAGTTGCATTCAGCTCGATAGCTCTTTGCTGGCCAGAGcgggaacgatgggccgaaatatcctccttccgtactgtaaattaatatcctttctatgattctaaaactaTCATTGCACTGTGGAGACAGCTGCGAATTTCCGGTGAATGTGAATCGGCAAATTAAAGCATGAGACAAAGTTTTCGCTGTGCATCGAAGATGATTCCATAAATATAAATCTTAAGCTCACAAGCAACAGACAAGTTGCCGCTCTGATCAAAGTCAAACATCTAATTTCTTATTC encodes the following:
- the LOC139239571 gene encoding probable G-protein coupled receptor 139, which encodes MNVSLQIIRKICYVALAVIGVPVNLVAIVILSRGKCGLSTCITRYLVAMAASYQLVIIIEVILNRISSYFFPGSFLRITPICSVIKILCRASINCSVWLTIAFSFDRFVAICCQKLKTNYCTGKSANVVLAISCLVLCLKNIPYYFTYKPGEIINNVPWFCDIKSSYYTEPGWVAFDWFDTILTPLLPFGLILLLNALTVRHILVASRVRKGLRGESKGENISDPEMESRRKSIILLFTVSGSFILLWLLYVIEFFYITITNTNNYDHNDSLYIFEQVGYILRNFSCCTNTFIYGVNQTKFREQFKSAVKYPVTIIVKLINNKTI